In the Flavobacteriales bacterium genome, one interval contains:
- a CDS encoding sulfotransferase: MIKCPNFFIVGAPKSGTTSLYHYLKQHPDICIPEKEPRYFIKDSILEVSDEDPIKPYLLRSSVLDEKEYFDLYKGKTEKILCDSSTQYLFHHDEVIPKIKALQNEPKILILLRNPVERSYSNYQHNLSTFENLSFDKAIDEEEQRLEKKFNSFWYYKHLSLYSKHVGAYQKEFKEVKVLFFENFIKDINGTLSDIFEFLEVDPSFVPSNFMVNKKSTGVPKRQWLNSLLQYFSNVKVLKKVFYSLFGQDKTKLMRELIMRKNLTKSKKEMDDAIRLKLESFFLDDMNKLKEILPLHNVNWLNNGKDS, from the coding sequence ATGATAAAGTGTCCTAATTTTTTTATTGTTGGAGCTCCAAAGTCTGGGACAACTTCCCTTTACCATTATTTGAAGCAACACCCAGATATATGTATTCCAGAGAAAGAGCCTCGTTATTTTATTAAAGACTCGATTCTCGAAGTATCTGATGAGGATCCTATAAAACCCTACCTTCTTAGAAGTTCTGTTTTAGATGAAAAAGAATATTTTGACTTATATAAAGGCAAGACTGAAAAGATTTTATGCGACTCAAGCACTCAGTATTTATTTCATCATGACGAGGTTATTCCAAAAATTAAAGCATTACAGAATGAGCCGAAAATATTAATCTTATTAAGAAACCCTGTCGAAAGATCGTATTCGAATTATCAGCACAATTTGTCAACATTTGAAAATTTAAGTTTTGATAAGGCTATTGATGAAGAAGAGCAACGTTTAGAGAAAAAATTTAATTCCTTTTGGTACTATAAACACCTAAGTTTGTATTCCAAACATGTCGGTGCATATCAAAAGGAATTCAAGGAGGTTAAGGTTTTATTTTTTGAAAACTTCATAAAGGATATTAACGGAACACTTTCAGATATCTTTGAGTTTTTAGAAGTAGACCCGTCTTTTGTGCCTTCTAATTTTATGGTAAATAAGAAGAGTACAGGAGTTCCTAAAAGGCAATGGCTAAACTCTCTATTGCAGTATTTTTCAAATGTTAAAGTTCTTAAAAAAGTGTTTTACAGCCTTTTTGGACAAGACAAGACTAAACTTATGAGAGAGTTAATTATGCGAAAGAACTTAACAAAATCAAAGAAGGAAATGGATGATGCTATTAGATTGAAATTAGAATCTTTTTTCTTGGATGATATGAATAAATTAAAAGAGATA
- a CDS encoding flippase — translation MNKIRTYLTNLYDDIHLMELLKGASSTLIIKLFGLIVGYGFAIYISNKYGAFVFGQYVTALLVVEILSIISRLGIDTSLVRFVSKYAKKGSLKLINQLYFKSVALVTFSAIFFTLLLLFFSVEIADFMNLNRDYLLIVSFSFIPLVLFYMNVQAIRGLKKMISYSFLNNVAITLGVFIFLVIFSIFSASDMLPIYAYVSSVFILTLFSYFLWFNHKAKVKVEDSDNEAALSTNELLTTSFPLLLGQSMMIIMGKVDLFMLANMSGSAQVGIYNVALKLSMLSYMGLMAVNSIAAPKFSEIHSSGDIDGLKKIVQQSTKTIFWLSIPVLIVLLLFPEFILSMFGDEFKVASYTLVILSIGKMFSAISGSVGTFLQMVGKQKVFQNILILAAIINVVLNYLLIPIYGIGGAAIASAVSGIFWNASMIIYIKKKFGFYTIYIPWIR, via the coding sequence TTGAATAAAATTAGAACATATCTAACAAATTTATACGATGACATCCATCTTATGGAATTGCTGAAAGGGGCTTCTAGTACTTTGATAATAAAATTATTTGGCCTTATCGTAGGTTATGGTTTTGCGATTTATATTTCTAATAAGTATGGAGCCTTTGTTTTTGGTCAGTATGTAACGGCTTTATTAGTTGTAGAAATACTTAGTATAATTTCCCGTTTAGGAATCGACACATCTCTAGTTAGGTTTGTTTCAAAATATGCCAAAAAGGGTTCTTTAAAATTAATTAATCAGTTGTATTTCAAATCGGTTGCTTTAGTAACTTTTTCAGCTATTTTCTTCACCCTACTTTTATTGTTTTTCTCAGTCGAAATTGCAGACTTTATGAATCTGAATAGGGATTATTTATTGATAGTTTCGTTTTCCTTTATTCCTTTGGTTTTGTTTTATATGAATGTTCAGGCTATACGTGGATTGAAAAAAATGATATCGTATTCATTTTTAAATAATGTAGCCATAACCTTAGGGGTGTTCATTTTTCTAGTAATATTTTCAATATTTAGCGCATCGGATATGTTGCCGATTTACGCTTATGTTTCAAGTGTATTCATTCTTACCCTATTTTCTTACTTTTTGTGGTTTAATCATAAGGCAAAAGTTAAAGTAGAAGATTCAGATAATGAAGCTGCCTTATCGACTAACGAATTACTCACTACTTCTTTTCCACTATTACTAGGACAATCTATGATGATTATTATGGGAAAAGTAGATTTGTTTATGCTAGCAAATATGAGTGGGTCAGCACAAGTAGGCATATATAATGTCGCCCTGAAATTATCGATGTTGTCTTATATGGGACTGATGGCAGTTAATAGTATTGCTGCACCAAAATTTTCTGAAATTCATTCCTCTGGAGATATAGATGGGCTAAAAAAGATTGTCCAACAATCAACTAAAACAATTTTTTGGTTGAGCATACCTGTGCTAATTGTATTATTGCTCTTTCCTGAATTCATTTTGAGTATGTTTGGCGATGAATTCAAAGTAGCATCATACACTTTAGTGATATTATCCATAGGCAAAATGTTTAGTGCTATTTCTGGTTCTGTAGGTACATTTCTTCAAATGGTTGGTAAGCAAAAAGTATTTCAAAACATACTTATCTTAGCAGCAATAATTAACGTAGTATTAAATTATTTGCTCATACCCATTTATGGTATTGGTGGGGCAGCCATAGCAAGTGCAGTTTCAGGAATATTTTGGAATGCATCAATGATAATTTACATTAAAAAGAAATTTGGTTTTTACACCATATATATACCTTGGATTAGATGA
- the deoC gene encoding deoxyribose-phosphate aldolase, whose amino-acid sequence MTEPITDFFDSTYLKTSEQQQISEEENIVNITSVINEAIEYKFKLVMIRQQYISLARKLISANESKLLVGTVIDFPFGNSSCRQKLEEIQSAIDLGADEIDIVINYSSFKKSNISEVTEEVIKCTSLCLENGKITKWIVESAALTIDELSSICTLIKNTVIENFGSQKANDVFVKSSTGFFKTTDGSPSGATLEGIKTMIKNSFPLPVKASGGIRNIEDSIRMINLGVKRLGTSSALKILKGLESNSDY is encoded by the coding sequence ATGACTGAACCTATTACCGATTTTTTCGATTCCACCTATCTTAAAACTTCCGAACAACAACAGATTTCAGAAGAAGAAAATATAGTCAATATCACTTCTGTAATTAACGAAGCTATTGAGTATAAATTCAAACTTGTTATGATACGGCAGCAATATATTTCATTAGCTAGAAAGTTGATATCAGCTAACGAAAGTAAATTACTTGTAGGCACAGTCATTGATTTTCCGTTCGGCAATTCTTCATGCCGTCAAAAGCTTGAAGAGATACAATCAGCCATTGATTTGGGTGCAGATGAAATTGATATAGTCATCAACTATTCCAGTTTTAAAAAAAGTAATATTTCTGAAGTTACTGAGGAGGTTATAAAGTGTACTTCTTTATGTCTTGAAAATGGAAAAATTACGAAATGGATTGTTGAATCGGCAGCCCTTACAATTGATGAATTATCATCAATTTGCACTCTTATAAAGAATACTGTTATTGAAAATTTTGGTAGCCAAAAAGCAAATGATGTATTTGTTAAATCTTCAACTGGATTTTTTAAAACTACTGACGGAAGTCCAAGTGGAGCAACACTTGAAGGAATTAAAACTATGATAAAAAATTCTTTCCCTTTGCCAGTAAAAGCATCAGGTGGAATACGAAATATAGAAGATTCCATCCGTATGATTAACTTAGGGGTTAAGCGACTTGGGACCTCTTCAGCACTCAAGATTTTAAAAGGCTTAGAGAGCAATTCTGACTACTAG
- a CDS encoding energy transducer TonB: protein MDPKKNPKVDLEKKRGLFMQIGLALSLLIVLGAFEYRTYEKVVSSLGDLILEADFEEEIENTFREEKPPPPPPPPPDEIVIVENEEEIEETIIDETESDEDLEVIEEEEETTDEIFMVVEDMPRFEGCSDETCTQTKIMQFIARKTKYPPIAKENNITGRVFVSFVVDKTGSVTNVKILRGVDKYLDAEAVRVVKSLPKFRPGKQRGKPVKVQYNVPISFRLN from the coding sequence ATGGACCCAAAGAAAAATCCTAAAGTCGATTTAGAGAAAAAAAGAGGCTTATTTATGCAAATAGGCTTGGCTCTTTCTCTTTTGATAGTTCTTGGTGCTTTTGAATACAGAACTTATGAAAAAGTAGTTTCTTCTCTTGGAGATTTAATTTTAGAGGCTGATTTCGAAGAAGAAATCGAGAACACCTTTAGAGAAGAAAAACCACCACCACCACCACCACCACCACCTGATGAAATCGTTATCGTTGAAAACGAAGAGGAAATAGAAGAAACGATAATTGACGAAACAGAGTCGGATGAAGATTTAGAGGTTATTGAGGAAGAAGAAGAAACTACTGATGAAATCTTTATGGTAGTTGAGGATATGCCTCGTTTTGAAGGATGTTCGGATGAAACCTGTACTCAAACAAAAATAATGCAATTCATCGCTAGAAAAACAAAATACCCGCCAATTGCTAAGGAAAACAATATCACTGGTAGAGTATTTGTTAGTTTTGTAGTAGATAAAACGGGTTCAGTAACAAATGTAAAAATACTTAGAGGAGTAGATAAATACTTAGATGCTGAAGCAGTAAGAGTTGTTAAAAGTCTGCCCAAGTTTAGACCAGGAAAGCAAAGAGGAAAACCTGTAAAGGTGCAGTATAATGTTCCAATTAGTTTTAGACTAAACTAA
- the vanZ gene encoding VanZ family protein, producing MRYTLAISWLVLIAILHAIPGDDISKFDFLDGLHIDKVVHATMFILAFVLLANAEKRQYEPPSFRYIIVGLVIYGFALEYSQGYFFENRSMDVFDWLADICGILIGLILFRKIPFLSSTTSCKKV from the coding sequence ATGCGTTACACTCTCGCTATATCATGGTTAGTGTTAATAGCGATACTACACGCAATTCCAGGTGACGACATCTCAAAATTTGATTTTTTAGATGGATTACATATTGACAAAGTAGTTCATGCTACAATGTTTATTCTTGCTTTTGTCTTATTAGCTAATGCAGAAAAAAGGCAATATGAACCGCCTTCATTTCGTTATATAATTGTTGGTTTAGTCATCTATGGATTTGCCTTAGAATATTCTCAAGGCTATTTTTTTGAAAATAGAAGCATGGATGTCTTTGATTGGTTGGCTGATATTTGTGGAATTTTGATAGGCCTTATACTTTTTCGTAAAATTCCTTTTTTATCCTCTACCACTTCTTGTAAAAAAGTTTAA